The region GATCTCGCTCACCCCCGGCACGGGATTTTTTCCCGTCGGTGACCGACCGTTCTCCCACCCGGCCGAGGACGTACACCCAGTCCCGCTCGCTCGGCGAGTCCATCAGCCCGCTCGGTCCGCGGTCCATACAGCCTGTGCGGTCCTCAGCCTCTCCGGTCCGTCAGCCTCTCCGGTCCGTCAGCCTCTCCGGTCCGTTCAGTCCGTCACGTCGATCACGCACCGGTTCGTCTCCACGCCCGCCGCGGTCACCACCTGTACCTCCACCCGGCCGGGCTCCACGTCCGCCGGGACGGGCACCGTCAGTACCTCGTCGCGGGGGTTGCTGAAGCCGCCGGGCACCGGGACCAAGGGGACGTGGACGTGGACCGGGCCGATGCGGACGACCATGCGGGACAGCCGGTCGGCGGTGCCCGCGCCCGGGGGCACGAAGCCGGCGCCGCGGATCTCGATGTCGTCGCCGGTGCGGATCGGGGCGTCCAGGTCGCCCGCCTCGCGGGAGCGGACGACCGAGAGGATCACCGGTCGGCCGCCCTCCGCGTACTTGCCGGCCACATAGGTCGCGGCCGACACCAGGACCACCACCGCCAGCCCCCACGGCAGGTCCGGCAGCTGAGCCGGGCGCCGGGCCAGCCGTACGACAGCGAACAGGAGAGCGACCGTGCCGATCATCACGTACTGGATGTCCGCGAAGGTGCCGCGGCCGGCGTCGTCGGTGAGGAGGTCGGCCGCGCGGGGACGGTCCGCGCGGACCTTCTGCAGGCGCTGGCCGAGGACGCGCAGGCCGACGACCCTGCGGACGAGCACCGCGATGGCGCACACCACCGCGAGGACGGTCACGACACCCGCGCCCCGGGCGAGGTCGAGGCCCGCGATCAGCGCGTCGCGCTCCTCGTGGCCGGAGGCCCCCGCGAGCCGGCCCACCAGGACGAGTACGGCGTACGCCAGGAACAGCACCCAGCTCGCCGCCACCACACGGGAGGTCGACAGGCGGTTGTCCTCGCCGATCAGGGGCGCCAGCGCCCCGCCCCGCGCCCGGTGGAACCAGGACGCGGCGGTCAGCACGCCTCCGACGAGTACGGCGGCCACCAGCCCTGCTGTCCGGGCGGCGGTCCAGCCCGCCCCGATCGCGGTGAGCGCCTGCACGAGCAGCAGCACGCCGATCAGCGCCCACACCGTGAACGCCGTACGGCGCCACAGCCGTGCGAGCCACACCTCGCCCTCGGCCCGGCCGCGCTCGGCGACGACCGCCGCGGACTGGGTCAGTTCGTCGGAGACCCACTGGCGGGAGGCCGAGGCCGAATGGGCCACCGCGGCCGGCAACCCCTGCCCGGCCGCGAATCCCTCCCGCATGAGCAGGAACTCGGCGACCGCGCGCCGGTGCCCCGTACGCGCCCCGTGCGGGCAGTCCCCACAGGCGCAGCCACCCCCGTGTTCCCCGGGCAGCACACCTTGCCTCGCCTCCTGCACCGCCACGCCCGACGCCCGCCTTCCACACACCCGACACGACACATCACGAACCAGGACATCCACTCACCGGAACAAACCGGGGCAGAAAGGGACTCCGGAAGCCTCAAACGTGGCTCACGCAACTCCCCTACGACGAGAGCGAATTGTGCCCTACCTAACACTCGTTGTGTGCGGCAGGTCGGCCCCGGCAGGGGAAAAGGCGAGTGAAACCGCGGCCTCCTTGTTGACCCGGCTGCGAGAATTCGCGTATGGCCGAGATCATCCAGCGCGACGGGACCTGGGTCTTCGACGGCAGCACGGTCAGGATCACGCCGGGGCTCCACCGTTCCGTGCCGCTGTTCCGGCAGACGTACGGCGAGGTCGCGGTGCCCCTGGAGGCGGTCTCCGGCATCGTCTACGAACCCGAACGCAAGCACGGGAGGCTGCGGCTCAGGCTCCGCGAGGGCGCCGACCCGCTGCTCCAGGCGACCGGCGGACGACTGCCGGACGCGGCCGACCCGTACCGGCTGACCGTGGACATCGACCGGTCCGGAGTCGCCGAGTACGTCGCCGAGGAGATCCGGCACGCCCTGCTCCTCGACCAGGTTCCCAGGGAACCGGCCATGGCGTATCTGCTTCCGGGGCCGCCCGTGCCGGTGTCGGTGCGGTCCAGCGACGGCATGGTGTCGTTCGACGGTACGCGGGTCCGTATCGACTGGGCCGACACCTCCGACCGGGTCAAGCGGGCCACCGGCCCTCGCATGCTCTCCAGCCACGATCTCGTGCGGGTCGACTGGCTGCCCAACTCCGGGTACGAGGACGGCTTCATGCGCTTCGTGACCCGCGAGACGGTGTTCTCCAAGTTGCCGCCCGGGAAGGACCCCTACGCCCTCGACCTGTGGGGCAGCACCCGCCGCGACCTGCTGACGGCGCTCGTCGCGACCGCCGTCACCGCACGTCTGCCGCACCCCTCCACCCGGGCGGTCGACCACATGGACCCGCCCCGGCTCACGCCCGCGGTCCCGCCCCGGTCCGACCATCACGACGTACTCCTGCGCAGGCTCCGCGAGTTGGGCGAGCTGCACCGCGAGGGCATGCTCACGGACGAGGAGTTCGCGACCACCAAGGCGGCCGTCCTACGGGGTTTCTGAGCCGTGCGGGGATCGGGCCCCGGCCGGGGTCGCCGAGCCGGTCGAGGTCGCCGAGCCGGTCGTCAGCTCAGCAGATCCGGTTCGCTTCTGCTGATGTCCCGCCACAGGGGCTGGTAGTTGATCCACGCGACCAGGTCACCGCCGAGCTGCTCCCGTGTCGCGACCGCCTGCTTGTGGTCGATCAGGATGGGCCGGCCCGCCGCCCGCGCCGTCAGCTGGACCTGACTCGACCGTTCCATCGACACGAACCACCAGGCCGCCGCGTCCACCGAGTCGCCCACCGTGAGCAACCCGTGGTTGCGCAGCACGAGAGCCTTGCGGGAGCCCAGCGCGGACGCGATCCGCCGACCCTCGTCGGCGTCCACGGCGACGCCGGTGTACGTGTCGTACAGCGCGTGGTCCTCGTAGAAGGCGCAGCTCTCCTGGGTGATCGGGTCGAGGAGGTCGCCGAGGGCCGAGAGGGCGCGGCCGTGCACCGAGTGGCAGTGGGCCACGGCGACGACGTCCGGGCGGGCGGCGTGCACCTGGGCGTGCACGGTGAAGGCCGCCTGGTTGATGTGGTAGCGGCCCTCGATGACCTGGCCGTCCTGGTTGGCCATGACGAGGTCGCTCACGGTGACCTGCTTGAAGGGAATCCCGAAGGGGTTCACCCAGAAGCAGTTGCTGTACTCCGGGTCGCGTGCCGTGATGTGGCCCGAGACACCGTCCTCGAAGCCGAAGCGCCCGAACAGCCTGATCGCCCCGGCCAGCCGTTCCTTGCGGTGCCTGCGCTCGTCGTCGAGCGACTCGTACATCGGGGGCATCGCGAACTGCAGCTGGTCGGTGGGCAACGGCAGGGGCGGAGTGGGCCCGTGCATAGGTCCTCCAGCACTGGGTTCCTTTACGGAGCGGAAGTTACCGTCGGTCCGCGTAGGAGAACAGGGATGTTTGCGAAGAGATGTACGACGAGATGAAAGAGATATCTGAGCCAGGGACCCAAGACTCCGACGAGACAGTGACAGGACGCCGGCGAATACACGTCACAGGATGTCGGGTATCCGCGTCAGACTCGGCCCCATGAACTGGGCAGTATTCACCACCGCGGAACCCGACCTGGCCGCTACCGTCGAAAAACGCTTCCGGGCCTTCGATCACCACAATCTCGCCACCCTCCGCAAGGACGGGTCGCCTCGCACCTCCGGCCTCGAGGTTCGCTTCCTGTACGGAGAGTTGTGGCTCGCCATGATGCCGGACTCGCTCAAGGCACTGGACCTGCGCCGCGACCCCCGCTTCGCCCTCCAGACGAACCCCGGCCCGGGGACGGACACGGCCGGCGGCGACGTACGCGTCAGCGGACGCGCGTACGAGGCCGAGGATCCGGCCACCAAGGCCGCGTACGTCGAAGAGGTGAAACCGCCGGAGCCGTTCCACCTCTTCCGCACCGAGCTGACGGAGGTCGTGCGGACGTACGTCGAGGACGACAAGTATCTGGTCGTCCAGGTCTGGCAGCCCGGAGAGCCGGTGCGCACTCTCAGGCGGACGTGAGCCGCACCGCCTCTGGGACTACTCCCACTCGATGGTGCCCGGCGGCTTGCTCGTCACGTCGAGGACGACCCGGTTGACGTCGGCGACCTCGTTGGTGATGCGCGTCGAGATCTTCGCCAGGACCTCGTACGGGAGGCGGGACCAGTCCGCGGTCATCGCGTCCTCGGAGGAGACCGGGCGCAGGACGATCGGGTGGCCGTACGTACGGCCGTCGCCCTGGACGCCCACGCTGCGCACGTCCGCGAGGAGGACCACCGGGCACTGCCAGATGTCGCGGTCGAGGCCGGCGGCCGTCAGTTCCTCGCGGGCGATAGCGTCGGCCTCACGGAGGAGGTCGAGGCGGTCCTTGGTGACCTCGCCGACGATGCGGATGCCGAGGCCGGGGCCGGGGAACGGCTGGCGCTGGACGATCTCGTCCGGCAGGCCCAGCTCCTGGCCGACCATCCTGACCTCGTCCTTGAAGAGCTTGCGCAACGGCTCGATCAGCTCGAACTCGAGGTCTTCGGGCAGTCCGCCCACGTTGTGGTGGGACTTGATGTTGGCGGTGCCGGTACCGCCACCGGACTCGACCACATCGGGGTAGAGGGTGCCCTGCACCAGGAACGCGACCTCCGGACCCTCGTCCGCGATGATCTCGGCCTGTGCCTGTTCGAAGACGCGGATGAACTCGCGCCCGATGATCTTCCGCTTCTCCTCGGGGTCGGAGACCCCGGCGAGCGCGTTCAGGAAGCGCTCCTCGGCGTCGACGACCTTCAGGGTGACGCCGGTCGAGGCGACGAAGTCCTTCTCGACCTGCTCGGTCTCACCCTTGCGCATCAGCCCGTGGTCGACATACACGCAGGTCAGCTGGGAGCCGATGGCCTTCTGTACGAGGGCTGCGGCGACCGCCGAGTCCACGCCGCCGGAGAGACCGCAGACGGCGCGCTTGTCGCCGACCTGCTCGCGGATCAGCGCCACCTGCTCGTCGATGACGTTGCCGGTGGTCCAGGACGGGGTCAGGCCCGCGCCCCGGTAGAGGAAGTGTTCGAGGACCTGCTGGCCGTGCGTGGAGTGCATGACCTCGGGGTGGTACTGGACCCCGTACAGCTTCTTCTCGTCGTTCTCGAAGGCGGCGACCGGGACGACGTCCGTGGACGCCGTGACCGAGAAGCCCTCGGGTGCGGCGGAGCAGGCGTCCCCGTGGGACATCCACACCGACTGGTCCGCCGGGGTGCCCTCGAAGAGGGTGGAGGACGGCTTTGTGACGGCCAGCTGTGTACGGCCGTACTCGCGCGCTCCGGAGTTGTCGACCGTGCCGCCGAGGGTGGTCGCCATCAGCTGGAAGCCGTAGCACATGCCGAAGACGGGGACGCCGGCCTCGAAGATCGCGCGGTCCAGGCGCGGGGCGCCCTCCGCGTAGACCGACGAGGGGCCACCGGAGAGGATGATCGCCGCCGGGTTCTTGGCGAGCATCTCCTCTACCGACATCGTGCTCGGCACGATCTCGCTGTAGACCCTGGCCTCGCGGACTCGGCGGGCGATGAGCTGGGCGTACTGCGCACCGAAGTCGACGACCAGGACGGTGTCGGGGGCGGGGGTCGCTGCTGACACGGGGGCCTTCCGGCGGTTGGGCGGGGGTCTGTGTGGGCAATTCTACCGGGGTGGCTGTGGGACACCGCGCCGTCGACCGGGGGCTGCCGCCCCCAGACCCCCGCCACGGCCCTGAACGGGCCTCGTCCTCGAACGCCGGACGGGCTGAAGGTGCCGACCGGCGCTGAAAAGGATGCCGCCTTGGAAAGGCGGCCCTCCCCGTGCATACTGACCCCCATGCTCACGCACCCGACCTTCGTCTTTACCTATGGCAACCGGCCCACCGGCTGCCATGGTCGTGCTGCTTGAGCAACTGACAAGCGACTTCCCAGGCGCCCCGGGCCGACAAGGCCCGGGGCGCCTGCCGTTTCCGGGTTCTGCCGGTCCGGGGCACCTCCTTCCGATCCTTTGGATCCTTCCGACAAGGAGCCCCGTATGACCTCTCTCGATGTGACCGGCGCCCGCACCCCTGAGGCCGCCGATGTGATCACCGGCGCACGGGAACGCATCGACGCCCTCGACGACCGGATCATCGGTCTCGTCCAGGAACGGATGGCCGTGTCCGCCGTGATCCAGGAGTCGCGGATCACCTCCGGCGGACGGCGCGTGAACCTGTCCCGCGAGATGGACGTCCTCAGCCACTACCGGGACGCGCTGGGCAGGCCCGGCACGTCCCTCGCGATGACGTTGCTGGAGCTGTGCCGGGGTCGTATCTGAGTTCGGGCGCCGTCTCACCCGTCCGGCGCGTGACCGCCGTACGCCGTCCTCGTTGGTACCGGTGTCCGCGCCAGCCAGGGGCGGGCCCGCACAAACCACGCGTGGCTCCAGGGTTGCGACCGGACGGCAGGGGACAGCAGCCCGGTCAACCCAGAGAACGGTCGGCCCCGGGGACGCCCGGGGCCGGCCGACACAGGACAGCACAGTCGACTGCGGTACAAGGGCCAAAGAGTACGAGTCCGGGTCAAAAGGTTGCGTACTCGGTGACCTTCCAGCACGATGCAGGAACAGCTCCACATCCCTTAGCAGGCAAGTGCATTGCCTCGCGATCCCCGACTGCCATTGGTCCAGACCAGGCGTGCGCCTCCTGTACGCCGGGGCGCCGACCGTGGGTACAGACCAACAACGCGGCGCAACCCCCCGGCGCCGCTTTCCCCCAGGCACCGGCGCTGCCCTGACGCCGGTGCTGACGGAGAAGGGCCCTGCGGCTCCGCCCCGCGGGGCCCTTTGCCGTGTCCGGCGCCCACTCTCAGGAACGTGTCACGATGCCGCAGCTCTTGGTGTCGACTTCACCGCTGCGGTCGTAGGGGTCGACGGCGGGGCCGGTGGGGCTGGCGCCCGTCGAGTCGGCGTCCGAGTCGAACCCGGGGTGGAGATAGCCGTCGTACACGTCGCAGGCCGAGTTGCCGAGCGAACTGTCGTAGTTCGCGATGCTGATCCGACCTGGTGTGACCTGGTACTTGGCCGGGTCGTAGAGCCTGATGTCGAGGACCCGGCGCACGATCGTGCGGGCCACCTCGGTCGCGCCCGGGTCGGCGTGCGTCAGCGGATAGACGAAGGTGTAGTCGGCGTGCACGACGACGGTCTCCTGCCTGCCCGCCTCGAACGTCATCCGTCCGCGGATCTTGACCACGTCACCGACCAGGCGCAGTTCGGCGGGGTTGAACCTACTGAACATCCGCAGCGGATCATGCTTCTCGTCCGGTCGGCTCAGGCCGGTGTTCAGCAGGCGGAGCAGATCCTTCTGGCTGGGGTCGATCACCTTGAGTGCCGCTTCGGGGCGCCCGCCGCGCAGGGTGGCGGGGTCGAGGTTCGCGTTGACCAGGAGCCGCTTGGTCTGCT is a window of Streptomyces sp. B21-083 DNA encoding:
- a CDS encoding DUF4429 domain-containing protein — encoded protein: MAEIIQRDGTWVFDGSTVRITPGLHRSVPLFRQTYGEVAVPLEAVSGIVYEPERKHGRLRLRLREGADPLLQATGGRLPDAADPYRLTVDIDRSGVAEYVAEEIRHALLLDQVPREPAMAYLLPGPPVPVSVRSSDGMVSFDGTRVRIDWADTSDRVKRATGPRMLSSHDLVRVDWLPNSGYEDGFMRFVTRETVFSKLPPGKDPYALDLWGSTRRDLLTALVATAVTARLPHPSTRAVDHMDPPRLTPAVPPRSDHHDVLLRRLRELGELHREGMLTDEEFATTKAAVLRGF
- a CDS encoding class II aldolase/adducin family protein, which produces MHGPTPPLPLPTDQLQFAMPPMYESLDDERRHRKERLAGAIRLFGRFGFEDGVSGHITARDPEYSNCFWVNPFGIPFKQVTVSDLVMANQDGQVIEGRYHINQAAFTVHAQVHAARPDVVAVAHCHSVHGRALSALGDLLDPITQESCAFYEDHALYDTYTGVAVDADEGRRIASALGSRKALVLRNHGLLTVGDSVDAAAWWFVSMERSSQVQLTARAAGRPILIDHKQAVATREQLGGDLVAWINYQPLWRDISRSEPDLLS
- a CDS encoding pyridoxamine 5'-phosphate oxidase family protein, translating into MNWAVFTTAEPDLAATVEKRFRAFDHHNLATLRKDGSPRTSGLEVRFLYGELWLAMMPDSLKALDLRRDPRFALQTNPGPGTDTAGGDVRVSGRAYEAEDPATKAAYVEEVKPPEPFHLFRTELTEVVRTYVEDDKYLVVQVWQPGEPVRTLRRT
- the guaA gene encoding glutamine-hydrolyzing GMP synthase; protein product: MSAATPAPDTVLVVDFGAQYAQLIARRVREARVYSEIVPSTMSVEEMLAKNPAAIILSGGPSSVYAEGAPRLDRAIFEAGVPVFGMCYGFQLMATTLGGTVDNSGAREYGRTQLAVTKPSSTLFEGTPADQSVWMSHGDACSAAPEGFSVTASTDVVPVAAFENDEKKLYGVQYHPEVMHSTHGQQVLEHFLYRGAGLTPSWTTGNVIDEQVALIREQVGDKRAVCGLSGGVDSAVAAALVQKAIGSQLTCVYVDHGLMRKGETEQVEKDFVASTGVTLKVVDAEERFLNALAGVSDPEEKRKIIGREFIRVFEQAQAEIIADEGPEVAFLVQGTLYPDVVESGGGTGTANIKSHHNVGGLPEDLEFELIEPLRKLFKDEVRMVGQELGLPDEIVQRQPFPGPGLGIRIVGEVTKDRLDLLREADAIAREELTAAGLDRDIWQCPVVLLADVRSVGVQGDGRTYGHPIVLRPVSSEDAMTADWSRLPYEVLAKISTRITNEVADVNRVVLDVTSKPPGTIEWE
- a CDS encoding chorismate mutase, producing the protein MDPSDKEPRMTSLDVTGARTPEAADVITGARERIDALDDRIIGLVQERMAVSAVIQESRITSGGRRVNLSREMDVLSHYRDALGRPGTSLAMTLLELCRGRI